The Syntrophorhabdales bacterium genome segment GTGATTGCCACAAAAAGGGTAAAGGCCGTTAAGGCCAGAATCCTCGTTCTGATGTCAGGCCTTGTCGATGTCCCCTTTGAGAATGTGCTGACGCTGGTGAGGAATGGATTGGACGACAACGGCGTTATCATCGGAGAGACGGTCGTGCCGCGTCTTTTCGAAAGCCTCAAGTGGCACGAACAGATGCCCATCCGTTTTTTGTTTGAATTTTCTATGAAAAGGCCCACGCTACTGGAGTTGGTACAGAAATAGTAACGGCTGCATGCATCCTTCGGCGGGGTTAGTCTGCGGGCGATACCAGGCGCTCTATTTTGGCATCCACCAGAACTGCACCTTTTCCGCGTTCAAGAACAACCAGTGGATTCACATCCACGTTGATAATCGAGGGATCTTCGAAGAGAAGGCGCGACACGCATAAGAGGGCATCCACTACGGCCTTCTTATCGAGGGCGGGGCTTCCGCGGTAGCCGCCCAGAAGAACTGAACCCTTTATCTCATCCACCATTTCCGCGGCCGTGGCCTCATCCAGAGGAGCAACGCGAACCGCCACATCATCAAAGAGTTCCACGAGCATCCCGCCCATGCCGAAAAGGACAACAGGCCCGAACTGCGGGTCCCTCTTTGCCCCGATGATGGTCTCGCACCCGCCAACCATGCGCTGGACAAGATACCGGTCTGCCTTCATGTGCCCGAAAGCAGCCTCAAGAGACGCAGCATCACCGAGATTCAGTTTCACCCCTGCTTTCTCTGTCTTGTGCAGCACAACGGGGGAGACGATTTTCAAGGCTACGGGGTAGCCTATTCTGTCTGCCGCGGCCTGCGCTTCGTCGACTCGCGAGACGATAGCGTAGTCTGCAGCCGCCAACCCGGCGGCTTTAAGGAGAGCAAAGGTCTCGTCTGCAGGCATGATCTCGGATACCGGTGCGATCTCGTTTGTAGAGTGTCGCTGTTGTTTCTTCTGCGTGACATGTTCAAGGGACCGTGTACGCATTCTCTTCTGCATATTTTCGCAGTGGCGCAGCGAGACAGCCAGCGCGTCCAGAGCCTGATCCGCATCCTCATATACAGGAAAGTAGGGCTCAGGATCGAACGTAAGCATCTCTCTCCTTCCGGGAAGCACGCAGACGACCACCGGTTTCTGATACGCGCGCGACAGGTCGGCTGTTTCCCGGAAGAGCGCTTCGGTGAGTTCCTTCTCCTCAACGGGGAAGTAGTGGAAAAGGAGAACGCCATCGATCCTTTGGTCTTTCAGCGACAGTTCTACCATCTCGGCGTATGAACGGATGTCGAAAACGTCCCCCAGATCTACAGGGTTGGTAGGTCGTATTACTCCCGCCTTTACCTTTTGACGTACAAAATTTGCGAGGGTCGAAGGAAGCGGGGCAAGGTTGAATCCTCTGAGAGCGGCAGCGTCAGCCAACAATACTGCTTGTCCCCCTGAGCGAGTGATAAGCAGCAGGTTTCTTTCCTTGAGAAGCGGCAGCGTGAATATCTTCAAGAGACTTATCATTTCGGACAGAGTGCTCACCCGGTGTAGACCGCTCTGCCCGAGTGCGGCCTCCAGCACGCGCTCATCACCCGCAAGCGCTGCCGTGTGGAACTGCGCTATTTGCCGGCTTGCGTGGCTCCTGTTTCCTTTGAGCACGACAATCGGTTTTTGGGATAAGCGGCCAAGCTCCATCAGCCGCCGGCCGTCAGTCACACTCTCCAGGTAGATGCCAATACTGTGAGTGACGGGATCGGTGATAAGGAATTCCAGGAAATCATTTTCATCAAGCATCAATTTATTACCGATGCTCAAAAGTTTTCCGCAGCGCAGCTTCTCGTAACTGCATCGCTTTAGAAAGTCGTGGACGAGCCCGCCGCTCTGGGAAATGAACGAGGCACCACCCTTCGCCATGTCAGCCGCTTCAACAGGATAAAACGGCATCACCAGGCCATTATCGGTGTTGATTATGCCGACACAGTTCGGGCCCATGAAGGTGATGCCCCATCTGGTCGCCATCTCCAGGATCTCTTTTTCTAATGCCACCCGTTCTGCTCTGAATTCCGTAAAACCGCCTGTTTCTATGACAACGCTCCTTACACCTTTCCTGCCGCACTCCTCCAGGGCCGCCGGTATTGTTTCAGCAGGGGTAAGGAGCACAGCGAGGTCAGGAGTTGCGTCAATCGCACTGAGGCTCTCGAAGATCGGTCTCTGGTTCAATGTGCCCGCGCGCCTGCCTACGCAATAGATTTGACCGGCGTATCCTGCGCTGTCGAGATTGTCGACTATCTGCTTCGCGAGATTGGCAGGAGAAGATGATACACCTGTTATCACCAGGCTTCGGGGATAAAAAAGCTGTCGCAACGCTACCACCCCAGTCGCATCAGATGATGCCCTCTCTTTTCAAGCGTTCAATGTTCTCCTGGTCCATCCCAAGGAGTTTGCCATAGATCTCCTGATTGTGCTCTCCAAGCTTCGGCGCTGCAAAATCAATGGAAGCAGGCGATGCGGAGAGCTTTATCGGTAGCCCCGGAACAGGAAGATCGCCCAGGCCCGGATAGCGCAGATGCACGACCATAGAGCG includes the following:
- a CDS encoding acetate--CoA ligase family protein, whose translation is MRQLFYPRSLVITGVSSSPANLAKQIVDNLDSAGYAGQIYCVGRRAGTLNQRPIFESLSAIDATPDLAVLLTPAETIPAALEECGRKGVRSVVIETGGFTEFRAERVALEKEILEMATRWGITFMGPNCVGIINTDNGLVMPFYPVEAADMAKGGASFISQSGGLVHDFLKRCSYEKLRCGKLLSIGNKLMLDENDFLEFLITDPVTHSIGIYLESVTDGRRLMELGRLSQKPIVVLKGNRSHASRQIAQFHTAALAGDERVLEAALGQSGLHRVSTLSEMISLLKIFTLPLLKERNLLLITRSGGQAVLLADAAALRGFNLAPLPSTLANFVRQKVKAGVIRPTNPVDLGDVFDIRSYAEMVELSLKDQRIDGVLLFHYFPVEEKELTEALFRETADLSRAYQKPVVVCVLPGRREMLTFDPEPYFPVYEDADQALDALAVSLRHCENMQKRMRTRSLEHVTQKKQQRHSTNEIAPVSEIMPADETFALLKAAGLAAADYAIVSRVDEAQAAADRIGYPVALKIVSPVVLHKTEKAGVKLNLGDAASLEAAFGHMKADRYLVQRMVGGCETIIGAKRDPQFGPVVLFGMGGMLVELFDDVAVRVAPLDEATAAEMVDEIKGSVLLGGYRGSPALDKKAVVDALLCVSRLLFEDPSIINVDVNPLVVLERGKGAVLVDAKIERLVSPAD
- a CDS encoding DUF2124 family protein; the protein is MSWERKALSTGKDHTDMFPIFRSMIERTGAQRGDALVWAGCEGACYAMATFFSCQLTDFGLNLYFASGGDLKKVWRLEPVDDVGVIATKRVKAVKARILVLMSGLVDVPFENVLTLVRNGLDDNGVIIGETVVPRLFESLKWHEQMPIRFLFEFSMKRPTLLELVQK